The DNA window GGCTGCCGTAGCGCGCCACCGACACGAGCACCTCTTCGATCCCGGGATCGAGCAACTGGTAGCGCTGCGTCAGTTCGTCGGTCAGTTCGGCGGGGGTTCGACCGGCGACGTCGACCGTCCCCAGCATGGGAACCTGGATCCGACCGGCGGGGTCGATGGTCACCGTCGTCGACAGTCCTTCGCGGCCGAAGACCTCGACCTGGACGACGTCCTGCGGACCGAACTCGTACTGGTCGTCCGACGGCGAGGTCGCCGCCGGACCCGACGACGCCGCAGCACCGCCCTCCGTGTCGTCCTGCGCCGCCGCGGGTGCGCTCGACAGTCCGAGCACCGCGAGAGCGGCGAACACGACGAGCAGCGAACACCCGTCGGACTGCAACCGCTCGACATGCCGTCGGAAATCGAACATGGATCCGTCCTCGACTCTCCGATGAGACCACGACCCCACCAACCCCGAACCATGCACTCGTGTTCCGAAGTCCCCAGGGACGCCGGATCGGGCGCGTGCACTGTCGTTGGTCGGAAGGGGCCCCCTGCTTTCCTTTGGTATTGTACATGACCGGCCCGAGGGCGAACATCCCTCAAAACCGATCTTGAACCTGGAACTGCACGCCTTAGGCTGACGTGCACGGTGCGTCGCGTCCCCTCATGCCGGATCGGGCGGTGCGATGGTCGACCCTTCCCGAACGCCACGAGCGAGGCCCGATGGTTCCCAGCCGCGCACCCGAATCCCTCGTCCTGCTCGGCCGCGAGCACGCCGACTTCGGACACGTCCATGTCGGGACCATGTCGGACGGGAGCATCGCGGCCGGTATCAGTGTCGGCCGGGCACGTCTCGTGCCATCGATGAGGTCGAAGGGCGACCCACGCCAGCCCAACGAAGACGCCCTGGCCGTGCTCCGCGACGAGGGGCGGATCCTGATCCTCGTGGCCGATGCCCACTGGGGCATCGAGAGCAGCCACGACCTGGCCGCGGTGTTGCCCGACCGCGTCGACCGGATCCCGTCGGATCCCGACGGACTACGCACTCTGTTCCGGTCGCTGCGCATCGATGCCCCCCCGACCCGCTCGGAGAGCGCAGTGGCGCTGGCCGTCGTCGACCGGGATCGGCAGAGGGCGTTCGGCCTCACCTTCGGCGACGTGTCGGTGGTGACGGTCGACCCCGAAGGCGCCCGTCGGCGCACCATGCCCAGCACCGACTACGTGAACCCGCGGGCCCCGGGTTCGCTGGATCCCGGCCGGGCGCGGGGCTTCGACTTCGAACTGTCGGTGGCACAACGTGTGCTGGTGTTCAGCGACGGCATCGACGAGTGTCACTATCGGTCGCCGGGGACCTCGATCGGACCTCGTCACATCCACGACGTCTTCGCGCGAACCGGCCCCGATCCCGAGACCTTCACGACCTCCCTGATGGAACTCGCGCTCGACGGTGTCGACGGCAACCCCGGTGGTGAGGACAACATCGCCCTCGTGACCGTGGCCCCCGATCCCCTCCCTTGAAACAGCTGGAGACGTCTTGAGCCTGATCCGCTCCCTCGGAGTCGCGTGGTGGGCGTGCAAGGGTCCGCTCCGGCTGGGGCGGGACCTCTCGACCTGGACCTCCCTCACCGTCCTCACGATCGTCCGGTCCTTCGTGCTGCTGCTGCTCATGCTGTTCCACCGGCCCGAGCTGGTCACGGCCGGCAAGCCCCTCGTGACGGCGTTGGGCGGTCCGGAGTCCACGCACTACCCCACGCACCTGCTCGAGCTCCCGGTCATGTTCGCCCGGATCGACCTCCTGGTGATCGTCGCCGTGGGCACGGTCGCCATCACCCTGACGGTGCGGTCGTTCGCGAACCACTACATCACCCGGCACGCGCGCGGATCGACCCTCGGCTCCGTGCTGCACGTCCTGTTGGTCGTGGGACTGCTCCTCGCTCTGCAGTTCGGGGTCGATCGACTGTTCCTGTTGCTGCCCGAGGCACTGCAGGAGCGCGGCGGGAAACTCGGCGTCGCTCTGCTCGGCGTGCGCCTGGGTGCGATGGCCCTGCTGGGCACCTTCCTGCTCTACGCCGTCGCCGAGGCCGGGCTCGGTGCGCCGGCCTGGCGGGCGGTCGGCCGGTCGTACGGGATCGCCTCCACGGAACCGATCGGGAGCTTCGTCCTGGTCGCGATCTGGGCGGCGGTGACGCTTCCTTTCGCCGCGCTGGTGGGGCCGGTCGGAACCGACCGCGTGGCCGCTCACCCCGAAGCCTTCGCACTGATCGTCTTCCTGCGTCTGCTCGCCGAACTCTTCCTGCTCCACCTGCTGCTGGGAGCCAGCACGAGGATCGTGATCTGGAAGAGAGCGGAGGCCCGACTCTGATGCGACGGCGAAGTCCAACGGTCGTGTTCGCGATTGCGATCGCCCTGTCGACCGCGCTGTCGACCGGGTGTGGCGACGAAGCGCTCCACGTACGCTACCAGGCGGAACGGCATCTCTGGCAGGCCGATCGGGATCGCGCCGCACTCCCCGGAAACGCGGCCGGCGACGGCTTCGCGCAGTGGGACGCCCTGGCGGCACGCTACGAATCCATCGCGGCACACTACGGATCATGGGGTTTCGATCCCGGAGTCCCCGACCCCTACCGGGCGGACCTCCGCCGGATCACGGGCACGGCGTGGCTCGGCGCCGTCGACGTGCGCGCCGGCTGCGCCGACTCCCTCGGGGCACGCGACGTCCTCGGAGCCGTGATCGATCGCTTCGCCGGAACCCCGATCGCGGTCGACATGCATCTGCGATCGTCCGGAGTCGCACTCGCCGACGGGGACTCGGCACGTGCGGTCGAGCACCTGCACCGGGTCTGGAGTGCGGTGCGCGGGTCCGAGCGTGATCGGAGAGCTCACCTGGACACCCCCGGACGGATCGCACGCCTCGCGCCGGACGAGCGACGGGCCGAGGCGCCGGCGTACGCGTGGGCGGCCGCGGAGTACCGCCGGGTGATCGAGACGGGTCGACGCCGCGACGTGGCCCTGGCCACCCTGGAACTGGCCGACCTGGCCCTCGATTTCGACGACAAGTCCACCGCGCTCGACATCCTGGAACCCCTGACCTCGTCGATGCTGGCGCGCGCCGAACCGGAACCCGGGGACGCGCGCATCATGCGCCGGATCGTCGAGGCCATGGCCCGGGCCCTGGCGCGCGGCGACCTCGAGCCAGAGGCCCTCGAACCCGCCCTGGAGTGGGCACTCGACCACGGTGCCGACGCCGGACGCACCCTGACCGCCGTCGGCAACGCACTCGACGACCGAGGCCGACTCGACGAGGCGCTCACCGTCTACGAGCGGATCCGCCACCGCTACGACGACGCCGAGTGGGCGCCGCGCGCGCTGATGTCCGCGGCGAGGATCCGCTCGCGACGCGGGAAGTGGGACCAGGCCTTCGTCGATCTGAAACTCCTGGAGGCGAGATACGCGCTCACCCCGCCCGCGCTCAGGGTTCCGCTGGAGATCGTCTCTCTGAACCGGCGACGCGGCACGCACGCGGAGGCCGCCGAAGCACTTCGGCGGGCCGAGCAGACGTACCGGAGGCTCATGGACCGATTGCCACGCGGGGGCCACGGCGACCTCCTGCAGGAGCTGCTGATCGAGACCCTCGAACGCCAGGGACGGTACAGCGACGCGCACGCCGAACGACTCGAGTGGATCGACCGCGCGTCGGGATCGGTCGAAGAATTGCATCGGCTGCGAGCGTCGATCGAGGCCGGCCGGAACAACCTGCTCGCGGACGAGATGATCGACCCCCTCGTCCAACGGATGGCCGAACGGTTCCCGAACACACGACTCGGCCGCCGGGCGGCGGTCCGGCTGGCCGCCAAGGGCTCCTGAGTCGATGCGGCCGCGACGCTCGTCCTTTACACGGCGGGGCCGCTGCTCGATAGTTCGGCCGCCCACGGGCCCGGATCCCATCTCCGAGGAAGCGAAATGCGGCGAATTGCGAAGCTGACCGGCACCCTGATCCCCATGTTGGTCGCCGTAGCCCTGCCGGATGCGAGCTGGTCACAGTCCCTGGACGTGCTGCCGCGCGGCACCTACATCGAACTCGAAGGCCCGCTGTCGGCGCGCGGTCGTGACGCCGTGGGGATCGAGATCCTGCCCGAGGGCGAGTACCGTCTCCGGACCGATGGCGCCGGCCTGGCGTCGAGCCGCGCGCGCTTCGAGGTCGACGGAGGCGGCGTGCGCAGCGTCCCGTGGTCGTCGCCGACCTCGATCCTGCTCCCGCCGGGTGTCGACCATCTGCGACACGGGGAATCGCGCGGCTGGTACCACCTCCTGAGTGGTGCTGCGGGCGCGTCCTTCCTGTTCACGGCCTACGAGGACATCGACGAAGCCCCCGCGGGATCGACCGAGGAGTTCGACGCCGAGAACGTCCGCGATCTCTGGCTGGGCTTCACCGCGGCCATCTGGCTGGGCGCCGGGGTCGAGTCCTGGCTGCTCACACCGAGCCCGGCGGTCCGCACCGGCAATGGTGGGGTGGAACTCACGATCCCCCGCGCCAACCGCTGGCAGGCCGCCCTTCGCAGCACCCTCGTGCCCGGCGCCGGGCAACGCTACCTGGGCCGCGACACGCGTGCGAACCTGTTCACCGTGTTCACCTACGCCTCGGCCGCGGCCGCCATCGCCCTGCAGGACCGCTTCCTCGAAGCCCGCCGCGACGCCGACCGCATCCAGGCCCGGATCGACGACGCCGCCCCCATCGACCGCGCCGCTCTGCGCGCCGAGCTCGACGACGCGCGGTCCGACGAGGACACCAAGAGCCTCGTCCGCTGGATCGCGACGGGCTCGGCGGCCTATTTCTACCTGTGGAACGTGGTCGATGCCTTCTGGCTGGGAGCGCGCGCCGAGCAGTCGGGCGGACCGAAGATCATGGCCACGCCGACGGCCGACGGCATGGCCCTGTCGCTCAGCTGGCGCTTCCACTGACCGCGGGCGCGGCCCCGGACGCTCCCCCGTGCCCGCCGACGGGCGGCACCGCGTCGACGTCCGCGAACACGGGAGCCTCGGCGCGCACCCGGTCCGCGTATTCACCGATCGTCACCAGCGTCTGCCCGCCCAGCGCGCGCTCGAGCTTGGCGTAGAGGTCCTGCTTGCCGCCCTGGCTGCGGAGGTTCTGCAGGAAGCCCAGGTCGACCTCGGGCCGGTAGGAATCGAGTTCCCACGGGTGGAAGTAGTAGACCACCGGTTCGCCCTGCCGGCGTTGCACGCGCCTGCGACACCAGTCGAGCAGCGGCAGCGGGAACAAACGGAAGTAGCCCCCACCGCTGAAGGGCAGGTTCCGGCCGAACATCCGCAGCGTGGTCATGGGCAGCACGAGCAGGTCGTCGTCGTCGCCGCGGCCGAGGCGGAAGGGCTCACGCGGTCCCTGCGGATTCCCGTAGCGCGGGTGCGCCACCGGGAACAGCGAGCTGTCCACCCGGAAGCCCTCCTCGCGCAGGATCTCGAGCGCCCAGTAGTTCTGCGGCAGAATGGTGAAGCTGGCCGCCCGGTAGGCCTCGGGCGCGTGCCCGAGCGCGTCGCCCACCGCGGCCCGCCCGCGCCGGGCGTCCTCGCGGAACTCCTCGGGCGTCTGCTCGAAGGCCACGGGGTGGGCGTAGGTGTGGCAGCCGATCTCGTGGCCGGCGTCGGCGATCTCGCGCACCAGGGCGGGGTCGCGCTCGGCGGTCCAGCCCAGCACGAACCAGGTCGCGCGGATCCCCAGCGACTCGCACAGACGCAGCAGGGGATCGACGCCGGTCCCGGCCCGGCGCGGCCGGCCCTCCCAGGTCGTCGGGTCGACCTCGTCGCGGTAGTTGTGGGCGTGGAACCACTCCTCGACGTCGATGGTCAGCACGGCGGTGGAATCGGTGCGCACGGGTCCTTCTCCGGGAGCGGGGGATCCCGATGATAGACCATGCACGCGCGACGTGCTCAGCGCCGGACCTCGAAGGGAAGCGGAAGGTCCGATCCTCCGTCGCGCGGAACGACCTCGAGGTCGTCGACCCGGGCCCGGGCGGGTCCGTGGCCACACCACCGCTTCAGCGCTTCGATCTGCTCGGGCGTGCCGGCGGCGGCGATCCGCACGCTGCCGTCGGCTTCGTTGCGGATCCAACCCCGCACGCCGACCGCGCGGGCCTCGTCCACGGTCGAATACCGGAATCCGACACCCTGTACGCGTCCCCGGACGACGATCTCGACACTGCGTGCCTGTTCATCCACGGTCCACCTCCGTCGGCCGGGTCGGTGCCGGCGCGGGCCGGATCCGGCCGCGTCCTTGGCATGTCTCCCGTGCAGCCTTACACTCCCGGCCTCGCGCTGCCAACCCGTCGACCGCGCCTGCCGGCGCCCTGCCCACAGGAGATCCCGTGACCCCTGCCGACACCCCGTCGACCGGTCAGCCGCCCGTCGAACCCAGCTTCGAGGGCAAGTGGGCCCTGATCCTCGGCGCGAGCAGCGGTTTCGGAGCCGCCACCGCCCGTCACCTCGCTCTCCGGGGGCTGAACGTCTTCGGCGTGCATCTCGATCGCCGCGCCACGATGGCCAACGTCGAGGCGATCGTCGCCGACGTCCGGGCCGCCGGCCGCGAGACCTTCTTCGTGAACATCAACGCCGCCGACGACGCCCTGCGCGACAAGGCGCTCGACGACTTCACGGCCCATCTCGCCGAACGTGGCGACGACCCCGCGGGCTCGGTGCGGGTGCTCCTGCACTCGCTGGCCTTCGGCACGCTGAAACCGTACGTCGACGAGGACGGCCAGCCCAGCCTCACCCGCAAGAACCTGGAGATGACGCTCGACGTCATGGCGCACAGCCTCGTCTACTGGTCCCAGGGCGCGGTCCAGCGCGGCCTGCTGGGCGAGGGTTCGAGCGTGTTCGGAATGACCAGCTCGGGGGGGACCCGGGTGATCCCCACCTACGGTGCGGTGTCGGCGGCCAAGGCGGCGCTCGAGAGTCATCTCCGCCAGCTCGCCTTCGAACTCGGGCCCCGGGGCATCCGCGCGAACGCGATCCGCGCCGGCGTGACCGACACCCCGGCCCTGCGCAAGATCCCGGGCAACGACCGGCTGCTCGACGAGGCGACCCGCAAGAACCCCCACCGCCGGCTGACCACCCCCGACGACGTGGCCGCCTTGATCGGGGTGCTCGCGAGCCCGGCCGGTGCCTTCGTCAGCGGTGACGTCGTCGCCTGCGACGGCGGCGAGGACGTCGTCGGCTGATTCTCTCTCTCCGCTCCCGACCGTCCGCCGGAAGGACACCATGTCCATGCAGTTCGAGACCCTGCGCACCGAGATCGAGAACCACGTCTTCTACGTGACCATGAACCGGCCGAAGGGACACAACACCTTCGGCGAGGACATGCGCGAGGAGCTCCTGCACGCACTGCTGCACGCCCAGGAGGACGACGGGATCCGTGTCGTGGTCCTCACCGGCACCGACCGCTGGTTCTGCACCGGTGGCGACGTCCACCGCATGCACACGCTGAAGGACGAGGGCGCGGGCTTCGAGAAGATCCGCCCGGTCATGGACGAAGGGCGCCGGATCGTCACCCTGCTCCACGAGATGCCCAAGCCCTCGATCGCCATGGTCAACGGGGCGGCCACCGGCGCGGGCATGACCCTGGCGCTGGCCTGCGACGTCCGCATCGTGAGCGACCACGCCAGTTTCTCGCAGAACTACCTGCACGCCGGCCTCCACCCCGACTGGGGCGGCACGTACTTCCTGCCGCGCCTGGTGGGCACCGGGCGCGCGCTCGAACTGTTCTGGACGGGCCGGCGCGTCGAGGCCGAAGAGGCCGAGGAGATC is part of the Candidatus Krumholzibacteriia bacterium genome and encodes:
- a CDS encoding acylphosphatase, producing MDEQARSVEIVVRGRVQGVGFRYSTVDEARAVGVRGWIRNEADGSVRIAAAGTPEQIEALKRWCGHGPARARVDDLEVVPRDGGSDLPLPFEVRR
- a CDS encoding DUF3473 domain-containing protein, whose product is MRTDSTAVLTIDVEEWFHAHNYRDEVDPTTWEGRPRRAGTGVDPLLRLCESLGIRATWFVLGWTAERDPALVREIADAGHEIGCHTYAHPVAFEQTPEEFREDARRGRAAVGDALGHAPEAYRAASFTILPQNYWALEILREEGFRVDSSLFPVAHPRYGNPQGPREPFRLGRGDDDDLLVLPMTTLRMFGRNLPFSGGGYFRLFPLPLLDWCRRRVQRRQGEPVVYYFHPWELDSYRPEVDLGFLQNLRSQGGKQDLYAKLERALGGQTLVTIGEYADRVRAEAPVFADVDAVPPVGGHGGASGAAPAVSGSAS
- a CDS encoding SDR family oxidoreductase is translated as MTPADTPSTGQPPVEPSFEGKWALILGASSGFGAATARHLALRGLNVFGVHLDRRATMANVEAIVADVRAAGRETFFVNINAADDALRDKALDDFTAHLAERGDDPAGSVRVLLHSLAFGTLKPYVDEDGQPSLTRKNLEMTLDVMAHSLVYWSQGAVQRGLLGEGSSVFGMTSSGGTRVIPTYGAVSAAKAALESHLRQLAFELGPRGIRANAIRAGVTDTPALRKIPGNDRLLDEATRKNPHRRLTTPDDVAALIGVLASPAGAFVSGDVVACDGGEDVVG
- a CDS encoding enoyl-CoA hydratase/isomerase family protein, which gives rise to MSMQFETLRTEIENHVFYVTMNRPKGHNTFGEDMREELLHALLHAQEDDGIRVVVLTGTDRWFCTGGDVHRMHTLKDEGAGFEKIRPVMDEGRRIVTLLHEMPKPSIAMVNGAATGAGMTLALACDVRIVSDHASFSQNYLHAGLHPDWGGTYFLPRLVGTGRALELFWTGRRVEAEEAEEIGMVQHVVPHAHLREHTARFARRLVRATPTTLRLVKMAVQNSTQFDLQGMLDFETEAQRQCWDADGTSDRLRAYVDRQRH